One segment of Pempheris klunzingeri isolate RE-2024b chromosome 20, fPemKlu1.hap1, whole genome shotgun sequence DNA contains the following:
- the mettl9 gene encoding protein-L-histidine N-pros-methyltransferase isoform X1 gives MCHLQLRTLIFLAWVLGYVAFLLSIRRMWTGKYARSPLVRSLFMNMVSENEAAAIETQEWYRCCPDLLGESVQPLFVQSHLDSGTKAFLKRSVEKSGWLFTQLYHSFVSTVLSPLVSRTSINGFLGRGSMYVFSAEQFQRLLRIGPEWRAERLLDLGAGDGGVTEVMGAHFREVYATEVSLPMKWHLQRRNYKILGLDEWQQTGFQYDVISCLNLLDRCEDPLRLLQDIKRSLVPKTGRLVLAAVLPFQPYVEIGGRWQRPKEHLKVKGETWEEQVTNMSSEVFRKAGLEVEAVTRLPYLCEGDMYNDYYVLDDAVFVLKASEDSSESAH, from the exons ATGTGTCATCTACAGCTGAGGACACTGATTTTTCTAGCGTGGGTGCTGGGTTACGTCGCCTTTCTGCTCTCCATCAGGAGGATGTGGACCGGGAAGTACGCCCGTAGTCCGCTCGTGCGCTCACTGTTTATGAACATGGTGAGCGAGAACGAAGCGGCCGCGATCGAGACACAAGAG TGGTACCGGTGCTGTCCTGACCTGCTCGGAGAATCCGTGCAAcccttgtttgtgcaaagcCACCTGGACTCGGGCACTAAAGCTTTTCTCAAGCGGAGCGTAGAGAAGTCTGGCTGGCTGTTCACCCAGCTCTACCATTCTTTTGTATCAACAGTCCTCAGCCCTCTGGTCTCCCGCACCTCTATCAATGG gTTTCTGGGTCGAGGCTCCATGTATGTGTTTTCTGCGGAGCAGTTCCAGCGGCTGCTGCGGATCGGCCCGGAGTGGAGGGCAGAGAGACTCCTGGACCTCGGAGCTGGAGATGGAGGCGTCACAGAGGTGATGGGAGCCCATTTCAGAGAGGTGTATGCAACGGAGGTGTCATTACCCATGAAATGGCATCTACAGAGGAGGAATTACAA AATCCTGGGCCTAGACGAGTGGCAGCAGACTGGTTTCCAGTACGACGTGATCAGCTGTCTGAACCTGCTGGACCGCTGTGAAGATCCGCTGCGTCTCCTGCAGGACATCAAGCGTTCGCTTGTTCCCAAGACCGGGAGACTCGTCCTGGCTGCGGTGCTTCCCTTCCAGCCTTATGTGGAAATCG GAGGAAGATGGCAGCGTCCCAAAGAACACCTGAAAGTGAAAGGAGAAACATGGGAGGAGCAAGTAACCAACATGTCCAGCGAGGTTTTCCGAAAGGCCGGGTTagaggtggaggctgtgacGCGGCTGCCATACCTTTGTGAAGGGGACATGTATAATGATTACTACGTTCTCGATGATGCGGTTTTTGTTCTCAAGGCCTCGGAGGATAGTTCTGAGTCTGCTCACTGA
- the mettl9 gene encoding protein-L-histidine N-pros-methyltransferase isoform X2 — protein sequence MWTGKYARSPLVRSLFMNMVSENEAAAIETQEWYRCCPDLLGESVQPLFVQSHLDSGTKAFLKRSVEKSGWLFTQLYHSFVSTVLSPLVSRTSINGFLGRGSMYVFSAEQFQRLLRIGPEWRAERLLDLGAGDGGVTEVMGAHFREVYATEVSLPMKWHLQRRNYKILGLDEWQQTGFQYDVISCLNLLDRCEDPLRLLQDIKRSLVPKTGRLVLAAVLPFQPYVEIGGRWQRPKEHLKVKGETWEEQVTNMSSEVFRKAGLEVEAVTRLPYLCEGDMYNDYYVLDDAVFVLKASEDSSESAH from the exons ATGTGGACCGGGAAGTACGCCCGTAGTCCGCTCGTGCGCTCACTGTTTATGAACATGGTGAGCGAGAACGAAGCGGCCGCGATCGAGACACAAGAG TGGTACCGGTGCTGTCCTGACCTGCTCGGAGAATCCGTGCAAcccttgtttgtgcaaagcCACCTGGACTCGGGCACTAAAGCTTTTCTCAAGCGGAGCGTAGAGAAGTCTGGCTGGCTGTTCACCCAGCTCTACCATTCTTTTGTATCAACAGTCCTCAGCCCTCTGGTCTCCCGCACCTCTATCAATGG gTTTCTGGGTCGAGGCTCCATGTATGTGTTTTCTGCGGAGCAGTTCCAGCGGCTGCTGCGGATCGGCCCGGAGTGGAGGGCAGAGAGACTCCTGGACCTCGGAGCTGGAGATGGAGGCGTCACAGAGGTGATGGGAGCCCATTTCAGAGAGGTGTATGCAACGGAGGTGTCATTACCCATGAAATGGCATCTACAGAGGAGGAATTACAA AATCCTGGGCCTAGACGAGTGGCAGCAGACTGGTTTCCAGTACGACGTGATCAGCTGTCTGAACCTGCTGGACCGCTGTGAAGATCCGCTGCGTCTCCTGCAGGACATCAAGCGTTCGCTTGTTCCCAAGACCGGGAGACTCGTCCTGGCTGCGGTGCTTCCCTTCCAGCCTTATGTGGAAATCG GAGGAAGATGGCAGCGTCCCAAAGAACACCTGAAAGTGAAAGGAGAAACATGGGAGGAGCAAGTAACCAACATGTCCAGCGAGGTTTTCCGAAAGGCCGGGTTagaggtggaggctgtgacGCGGCTGCCATACCTTTGTGAAGGGGACATGTATAATGATTACTACGTTCTCGATGATGCGGTTTTTGTTCTCAAGGCCTCGGAGGATAGTTCTGAGTCTGCTCACTGA